From one Prosthecobacter vanneervenii genomic stretch:
- a CDS encoding M14 family metallopeptidase, which yields MKLLPNHRAHDAQHLIQRWRMLARSAGCLVKILCVVKDIPVIVLESKAAQAGEPAIYLSTGVHGDEAGSAWGLLTWAEKHVATIKTGSFLIAPCLNPVGLILNTRIDHRGFDINRRFHMADDEICGPWQQWVTGRALRFGLCLHEDYDAQGIYLYELNQARQTIGHQIIERCARVISPDPRKSIEGTRADRGVIRRRTLPTHLPGMPEAVELHVRGCPVTLTFESPSEFALDKRVQVQVRFVEAALDILA from the coding sequence GTGAAGCTGCTCCCCAACCACCGTGCGCATGACGCACAGCACCTCATCCAGCGTTGGCGCATGCTCGCGCGCAGCGCGGGCTGCCTTGTGAAGATCCTTTGCGTGGTGAAGGACATTCCCGTTATCGTTCTCGAATCAAAGGCCGCGCAGGCAGGAGAGCCAGCCATCTATCTCTCCACCGGTGTTCATGGCGACGAGGCCGGCTCTGCCTGGGGCCTGCTCACTTGGGCGGAAAAGCATGTCGCCACCATCAAGACCGGCTCATTCTTGATCGCTCCCTGCCTCAATCCAGTAGGCCTCATTTTAAACACGCGTATCGATCATCGCGGATTCGACATCAACCGCCGCTTCCACATGGCCGACGATGAAATCTGCGGCCCCTGGCAGCAGTGGGTCACCGGCCGTGCCCTGCGCTTCGGCCTCTGCCTTCATGAAGACTACGATGCCCAGGGCATCTATCTCTATGAGCTCAATCAAGCTCGCCAGACAATTGGCCATCAGATCATCGAGCGTTGCGCACGCGTCATCAGTCCTGATCCACGCAAAAGCATCGAGGGCACCCGTGCCGACAGGGGTGTCATTCGCCGCCGCACTCTACCCACCCATCTTCCCGGCATGCCCGAGGCCGTGGAGCTTCACGTGCGCGGCTGTCCGGTCACCCTCACCTTCGAGTCCCCCTCGGAGTTTGCCCTCGACAAGCGTGTGCAGGTTCAGGTGCGCTTCGTGGAGGCGGCGCTGGACATTTTAGCCTGA
- a CDS encoding alpha/beta fold hydrolase, giving the protein MHIPLLQRLLLLTLLVVISSCASVKKITSGRGALNTENWVSYDGKTMPWKAWPVPAGTKPRGVVIAVHGLSGAKSDFWYLGEQLPLRGYTVYSYDLRGQGNDPVIAERGDIQSAQIWQKDLATFHALIKRRHPRTPVFWYGESLGSLIALHTAADLLGNWSDPDGIILASPVAGLRMTLTGFQRFVLETAARLAPRSRYTLGELAGVDESKIQVTSHSTHGGQMAVTPHHVSAFSLRLLSAIGGMLDANTDSAHRLKMPVLFVASPNDVMSSADQIQGLFAQMRSRDKKLLWYTRSYHLLLHDVQREEVVHDVTRWLDHHLED; this is encoded by the coding sequence ATGCACATCCCTCTGCTCCAGCGACTTTTGCTGCTGACGCTTCTTGTCGTCATCAGCAGTTGCGCCTCGGTGAAAAAAATCACCTCAGGCCGCGGTGCCCTCAACACGGAAAACTGGGTCAGCTACGATGGCAAGACCATGCCATGGAAAGCCTGGCCCGTTCCTGCAGGCACCAAACCTCGCGGCGTGGTCATCGCAGTGCACGGCCTCAGCGGGGCCAAGTCAGACTTCTGGTATCTCGGAGAGCAGCTTCCCCTGCGCGGCTACACCGTGTACTCCTACGATCTGCGCGGGCAGGGAAATGACCCCGTCATCGCTGAGCGGGGAGACATCCAGAGCGCCCAAATCTGGCAGAAAGACCTCGCCACCTTCCATGCGCTCATCAAGCGCAGGCACCCGCGCACCCCGGTCTTTTGGTATGGCGAGAGCCTCGGCAGCCTCATCGCTTTGCACACCGCCGCAGATCTTCTCGGCAACTGGTCCGATCCCGATGGCATCATTCTCGCCTCGCCTGTGGCCGGGCTTCGCATGACGCTCACCGGTTTCCAGCGCTTTGTTCTCGAAACTGCCGCCCGGCTTGCCCCGCGCTCGCGCTACACCCTCGGAGAGCTGGCGGGTGTGGACGAGTCCAAGATCCAGGTCACCTCACACTCTACCCATGGTGGTCAGATGGCCGTCACACCCCATCACGTCAGCGCCTTCTCCCTGCGCCTGCTTTCCGCCATCGGCGGCATGCTGGATGCCAACACAGACTCAGCCCACCGTCTGAAGATGCCCGTATTGTTTGTCGCCTCACCTAATGATGTGATGTCTTCCGCAGACCAGATTCAGGGGCTCTTCGCGCAGATGCGCAGCCGCGACAAAAAGCTCCTCTGGTACACTCGTTCCTACCATCTCCTGCTGCACGATGTTCAGCGCGAGGAGGTCGTGCATGATGTGACCCGCTGGCTCGACCACCATCTTGAGGACTAA